A DNA window from Primulina tabacum isolate GXHZ01 chromosome 12, ASM2559414v2, whole genome shotgun sequence contains the following coding sequences:
- the LOC142520734 gene encoding pentatricopeptide repeat-containing protein At2g27800, mitochondrial-like yields the protein MFLLLRNHLKDIYAYKTPIHSFLHLITTQIHSDLESLSHSSATPVWFHDPQPVSTMMSINLRPCYYSTRAYRGPIPRSLRKRINRRAKAAAKPTLNEAVFHQAISRLPHRFTPEELHDVIVVQDDPLVCLELFNWASHQHRYRHSVCTYHVTIKKLGASKWYEEMDNVVNQVLSVPSIGSEALYNTMIYYFTEARKLVRAVNIYNHMRDSRKLDCRPSFRTYNILFTALLSRGKNSYINHLYMETIRSLFKKMVDDGVEPDIFCLNCMIKGYVLSLHVNDALRIFHQMGVVYNCQPNSFSYDYLIYGLCAQGRTNNARELCDKMKKSGFVPSSKSYNSLVNSLALQGEIDGAVEFLWEMAESQRLPDFITYRTVLDELSRQRSVRDAMRLLEKLQEKHLVNGQTYKELLDSGWRMGCEEMF from the exons ATGTTTCTGTTACTCAGAAATCATCTCAAAGACATTTATGCCTATAAGACCCCGATTCATAGTTTTCTTCACTTGATCACTACCCAAATCCACTCCGATTTAGAGTCTCTTTCTCATTCCTCAGCAACGCCAGTTTGGTTTCATGATCCACAGCCAGTAAGCACAATGATGAGCATAAATTTGAGGCCCTGTTACTACTCTACAAGAGCGTACAGAGGGCCAATACCAAGATCGTTGAGAAAAAGAATCAACAGAAGGGCCAAAGCTGCTGCAAAGCCTACTCTAAATGAAGCCGTTTTTCATCAAGCCATATCCCGACTCCCGCACAGATTCACCCCTGAAGAGCTACACGATGTTATAGTGGTACAAGATGACCCTTTAGTATGTTTGGAGCTTTTCAATTGGGCATCTCACCAGCACAGGTATAGGCACAGTGTATGTACTTATCACGTTACAATCAAGAAACTAGGCGCATCAAAGTGGTACGAGGAAATGGATAATGTTGTTAACCAGGTGCTTTCTGTGCCTTCTATTGGTTCTGAGGCTCTTTATAATactatgatttattattttactgAAGCTAGGAAGCTTGTTCGAGCGgttaatatatataatcatatgcGCGACAGTCGGAAATTGGATTGTAGGCCATCATttagaacatataatatattgTTTACTGCCCTTTTGAGTAGAGGGAAGAATTCATATATTAACCACTTGTACATGGAAACTATAAGATCTTTGTTCAAGAAAATGGTTGATGATGGAGTCGAGCCTGATATCTTTTGTTTGAATTGTATGATCAAAGGATATGTGCTTTCACTTCATGTAAATGATGCTCTTAGGATTTTCCATCAGATGGGTGTGGTGTACAATTGTCAGCCCAACTCATTTTCGTATGACTATTTGATCTATGGGTTATGTGCCCAAGGACGAACAAATAATGCAAGAGAGCTTTGTGATAAAATGAAGAAAAGTGGCTTTGTGCCTAGCAGTAAATCGTACAACTCCCTTGTGAACTCTTTGGCTCTTCAAGGAGAGATCGATGGAGCTGTGGAATTCTTGTGGGAGATGGCTGAAAGTCAAAGGTTGCCTGACTTCATCACTTACCGAACTGTGCTTGATGAACTGTCTCGGCAGAGAAGTGTCAGGGATGCTATGAGATTGTTGGAGAAGTTGCAAGAGAAGCACCTTGTCAATGGGCAAACATACAAGGAGCTTTTGGATTCAG GGTGGCGCATGGGATGTGAAGAGATGTTTTGA
- the LOC142520959 gene encoding LOW QUALITY PROTEIN: receptor kinase-like protein Xa21 (The sequence of the model RefSeq protein was modified relative to this genomic sequence to represent the inferred CDS: deleted 1 base in 1 codon): MVELVLSLLFLYFAITPATCLSNQTDFSGLLAFKKSVDDDPLGALMSWNETVHFCDWKGIMCSKRHRGRVVSINLVSRGLVGSLSPHLGNLSFLREFILQNNSFYGEIPEEFGRLGRLQVLEFSNNSFTGNIPRNLSQCSNLYYLNLVDNRLTGIIVPELGSMFNLEALGLAKNNLSGTIPPFIGNLTNLVELSLATCVLQGEIPESLVLLRSLWLINLSENKLTGGVPSDLYNISSVSYFMMSDNRLQGNIPWDIGFTLPNLRFFRLDVNNFDGPIPSSLSNASFLESIYLSSNKFTGQIPKDFHRFSALQELFVNDNRLEGDISFISSLINCTKLLMIIATNNLLTGSLPDSIANLSIQLSALYIGDNQIHGNIPSGIQNLIGLTNIDFENNFLEGPIPWGIGKLIKVRQIFMGGNELTNEVPASLANLTLLNDVDLSYNNLGGTMPQSLSNCTNLLYLDLSYNDLIGPISRDVFSLTSILVYYNLSHNAFMGSIPQVGSLCNLVELDLSHNRLSGTIPNTLSSCIELRRLHLGNNSLEGKIPDALNALKGLEDMDLSQNNLSGPIPSFLGNELYLKNLNLSFNRLQGQVPTQGVFQNESAISVEGNENLCGGLAVLKLPPCSYAANSKREHSSNLLKILIPVLGAGAICLTLSCIYRFVYRRRILRKTQSLTPSFEDMFLRLSYADLLKATDGFSETNLLGLGRFGSVYKGIVDDKQMSIAVKVLNLDIRGASKSFMSECNAITAVRHRNLLKILSACESIDFQGNNFMALIYEFMANGSLDKWLHNDPVIEIESENNRKLSTAQKLNIVFEVASAIEYLHHGTNSIVIHGDLKPSNILLDENMTAHVGDFGLAKVVSNIYPAYEGSSSSVAIKGTFGYIPPEYGMTNSMTMQGDVYSFGILVLEMFTNIRPTDDAALNGHSSLHHLVNHGLVSQEMDIIDQIIPLEHTDHNMQTKIKNCLNSVLEIGVACSTEFPKDRITMTDVVIELDKIRKIYLAD; encoded by the exons ATGGTGGAGTTGGTGTTGAGCCTTTTGTTCTTGTATTTCGCCATTACTCCTGCTACTTGCTTGAGCAACCAAACAGATTTTTCAGGTCTGCTGGCTTTCAAGAAATCC GTAGATGATGATCCATTGGGGGCTCTAATGTCATGGAATGAAACTGTACATTTTTGTGACTGGAAAGGAATCATGTGCAGCAAAAGGCATCGAGGTCGAGTCGTATCCATTAACTTGGTGTCTCGTGGCCTTGTGGGATCCCTTTCACCCCATTTAGGTAATCTCTCTTTTCTCAGAGAGTTTATTTTACAAAACAATAGCTTTTATGGGGAAATTCCCGAAGAGTTTGGTCGTTTGGGGCGGCTCCAAGTTCTTGAGTTTAGCAACAATTCTTTCACTGGAAATATACCAAGAAACCTTTCTCAATGCTCAAATCTTTATTACCTCAATTTGGTCGACAACCGTCTCACAGGAATTATAGTCCCGGAGCTAGGTTCAATGTTCAACCTTGAAGCCTTAGGCTTGGCCAAAAACAATCTATCAGGCACTATTCCACCATTTATTGGAAATCTCACCAATCTTGTCGAACTCTCTCTAGCAACCTGTGTGTTGCAAGGAGAAATTCCCGAGTCACTTGTACTTCTCCGGAGCTTATGGTTGATCAATTTAAGTGAAAACAAGTTGACTGGTGGAGTTCCATccgatttatataatatttccaGTGTATCTTATTTCATGATGTCCGACAATAGACTCCAAGGAAACATTCCTTGGGATATAGGCTTCACACTTCCAAATTTGAGGTTTTTTCGATTGGATGTAAATAATTTTGATGGACCTATTCCTTCTTCGCTCTCAAATGCTTCCTTTCTTGAAAGCATATATTTATCTTCAAACAAATTTACCGGGCAAATACCGAAAGATTTCCACAGGTTTTCTGCGCTCCAAGAACTTTTCGTGAATGATAATAGGTTGGAGGGAGATATTAGCTTTATTTCATCTTTGATAAATTGTACAAAACTTCTAATGATAATCGCCACAAATAATCTTTTGACTGGTTCATTGCCGGACTCCATTGCTAATCTTTCAATTCAGCTTAGTGCCCTGTATATAGGAGACAATCAAATACATGGGAACATTCCTTCGGGTATTCAAAACCTCATTGGTCTGACCAACATCGATTTTGAAAACAATTTTCTTGAAGGTCCTATTCCTTGGGGCATCGGAAAATTAATTAAGGTACGACAAATATTCATGGGAGGAAACGAGTTGACAAATGAAGTGCCAGCTTCTCTTGCGAACTTGACGTTGTTGAACGATGTTGACTTGAGTTATAACAACTTGGGAGGAACAATGCCTCAAAGTCTAAGCAACTGCACCAACTTACTATACTTGGACCTTTCATATAACGATCTCATTGGGCCAATATCTCGAGACGTTTTTAGCCTGACATCCATTTTGGTTTATTATAACTTGTCCCACAATGCTTTCATGGGTTCAATTCCACAAGTAGGTTCATTGTGTAATCTTGTAGAATTGGACTTATCTCACAACAGATTATCCGGAACTATACCAAACACTTTGAGCAGTTGCATTGAGCTGCGAAGACTTCACCTAGGAAACAATTCTCTTGAAGGCAAAATACCTGATGCACTTAATGCTTTGAAGGGCTTGGAAGATATGGATCTTTCGCAAAATAATTTATCAGGGCCCATCCCAAGTTTTCTGGGAAATGAGTTATATCTGAAGAATTTGAACCTATCCTTTAATAGGCTGCAAGGACAAGTGCCAACACAAGGAGTATTTCAAAATGAAAGCGCAATTTCGGTGGAAGGAAATGAGAATTTGTGTGGAGGTTTAGCTGTCCTAAAGCTTCCCCCTTGCTCATATGCTGCAAATTCCAAGAGAGAGCACTCCTCAAATCTTCTGAAAATATTGATCCCTGTGTTGGGTGCAGGAGCCATCTGCCTTACACTTTCATGCATCTACAGATTCGTTTATAGAAGACGAATATTAAGAAAAACTCAATCTTTGACACCATCATTTGAAGACATGTTTTTGAGGCTATCTTATGCAGATCTGCTGAAAGCTACTGATGGATTCTCGGAAACCAATTTGCTTGGGCTAGGCCGATTTGGTTCTGTCTACAAAGGAATTGTTGATGACAAACAAATGTCAATTGCCGTGAAGGTTCTCAATCTTGACATCCGAGGAGCTTCCAAAAGCTTCATGTCAGAATGCAATGCAATAACAGCAGTAAGACATAGAAACCTTCTCAAAATACTGAGTGCATGCGAAAGCATAGACTTCCAGGGGAACAATTTCATGGCattgatttatgaatttatggcTAACGGAAGCTTGGACAAATGGTTGCATAATGATCCTGTGATAGAAATTGAAAGTGAAAACAACAGAAAACTTAGCACAGCTCAAAAATTGAATATTGTCTTCGAGGTTGCATCTGCAATAGAATACTTACACCATGGCACAAATTCCATCGTCATTCATGGTGATTTGAAGCCAAGCAACATTCTGTTGGATGAAAATATGACAGCGCATGTGGGCGACTTTGGATTGGCAAAAGTTGTTTCGAACATATATCCAGCATACGAAGGAAGCAGCAGCTCGGTGGCAATCAAGGGTACCTTTGGTTATATTCCTCCAG AGTATGGGATGACCAACTCCATGACAATGCAAGGGGATGTATATAGCTTTGGGATTCTTGTGCTGGAGATGTTCACAAACATAAGACCAACAGACGATGCCGCGCTTAACGGTCATTCGAGCCTCCACCATTTAGTTAACCATGGTTTGGTTAGCCAAGAGATGGATATTATAGATCAAATCATTCCGCTTGAACACACAGATCACAACATGCAAACTAAGATCAAGAATTGTCTGAACTCTGTTCTTGAAATCGGGGTAGCATGTTCGACGGAGTTTCCAAAAGATCGAATCACGATGACTGATGTTGTTATTGAATTGGACAAGATTCGAAAGATTTATTTGGCTGACTGA